One window of Populus nigra chromosome 5, ddPopNigr1.1, whole genome shotgun sequence genomic DNA carries:
- the LOC133695086 gene encoding probable ribose-5-phosphate isomerase 3, chloroplastic translates to MASLSLLPSPSSSSSSSSSLSSLHHTTPSSSRLTLRTPSLNLRTRTKISSIKAQSAPVLTQDDLKKLAADKAVEYVKSGMVLGLGTGSTAAFVVAKLGELLKTGELKDIIGVPTSKRTEEQARSLNIPLSVLDDHPHIDLAIDGADEVDPLLNLVKGRGGALLREKMVEAASDEFVVVADETKLVDGLGGSKLAMPVEVVQFCWKYNLVRLQEMFKDEGVEAKLRAGEDGKPYVTDNFNYIVDLYFENPIKDGYAAGKEISGLEGVVEHGLFLDMATAVIIAGKTGVEVKSK, encoded by the coding sequence aTGGCTTCGTTATCCTTGCTCCCCTctccttcctcctcctcctcctcctcctcctctctttcCTCCCTCCACCACACCACCCCTTCCTCATCCCGCCTCACCCTACGCACCCCGTCCCTTAACCTCCGCACCCGCACCAAAATCTCCTCTATCAAAGCCCAATCCGCTCCAGTCCTCACCCAAGACGACCTTAAAAAACTTGCTGCCGACAAAGCTGTAGAGTATGTCAAATCCGGCATGGTCCTCGGCCTTGGTACCGGCTCCACCGCCGCCTTCGTGGTAGCCAAACTCGGCGAGCTCTTAAAGACCGGGGAACTGAAAGACATCATTGGAGTCCCAACTTCTAAACGCACAGAAGAACAAGCTCGTTCTCTTAACATTCCCCTTTCGGTCCTGGATGACCATCCCCACATTGATCTTGCCATTGATGGAGCTGATGAGGTAGACCCACTTCTTAATTTAGTAAAGGGTCGGGGTGGAGCccttttgagagagaaaatggTTGAAGCTGCATCGGATGAGTTTGTTGTTGTCGCTGATGAGACTAAGCTTGTTGATGGTCTTGGTGGAAGTAAGCTGGCAATGCCAGTTGAAGTAGTGCAATTTTGTTGGAAATATAACTTGGTGAGGTTACAAGAAATGTTTAAAGATGAAGGGGTTGAGGCTAAATTGAGAGCTGGTGAAGATGGGAAGCCTTATGTGACCGATAATTTTAACTATATTGTTGATTTGTACTTTGAGAATCCCATTAAAGATGGGTATGCCGCGGGGAAGGAGATTTCGGGGCTTGAAGGTGTCGTCGAACATGGTTTGTTTTTGGATATGGCGACCGCGGTTATTATTGCGGGGAAGACAGGAGTTGAGGTTAAAAGCAAGTGA
- the LOC133695233 gene encoding trihelix transcription factor GTL2-like, with translation MFEGVADQFHQFIASRTTSLPLPSLSFPPLHGSSNTTNFPSFYPYTATAATTFQPVLQPNLLHSLHQGSPTNKNDEKLENNLMAMNLKFERERSIPELVNPWSNDEVLPLLRIRSSMDNWFPEFTWEHASSRNLAEVGFKRSTTEKWKEKFEEESGYFNSNIDIYSKNYRASFSEFEEIYHGDQNPDQQEATAGEKKIRKPSEDEQQDKMGQNLEEETRIDQTVGNQSVEDNDGKLEQFEKSKRKKRKREKKFEMFKGICEDIVNKMMAQQEEKHNKLLEDIVKRDEEKFAREEAWKKLEMDRINKELELRAHEQALAGDRLDTLIKFLKKITSGDSSAEVLGETSAPDVVKVPKCSNASTSSSLLLAQNPNPASQTSCESQLETPTSSTTTDLDHQKSTSMPAKTNTSCTENQEPQNPSSTLAPNIPNAPTTSSTLALAPPNPNSLNSHNSPSGQSSILPMHMYKVQGKSTSNDEDDIGKRWPRDEVLALINLRCSLYNNNEDKEGSAKAPVWERISQGMLELGYKRSAKRCKQKWENINKYFRKTKDASKKRYINSRTSPYFHQLSTLYNHGTLVAPKNHSASPENQSNLSETRHSSSSSQNGTSNSAMHVVEGEKNKVQVPPFDFEF, from the exons ATGTTTGAAGGAGTAGCAGACCAATTCCACCAATTCATAGCTTCAAGAACAACATCACTCCCTCTCCCTAGTCTCTCTTTCCCACCTCTTCATGGCTCCTCTAATACCACCAACTTCCCTAGTTTTTATCCATACACAGCTACTGCTGCTACTACCTTTCAACCAGTACTACAGCCGAACCTTTTGCACTCATTGCACCAAGGTTCACCCACcaacaaaaatgatgagaaaCTAGAGAATAACTTGATGGCTATGAATTTGAAGTTTGAAAGAGAAAGATCAATACCAGAATTGGTCAATCCATGGTCTAATGATGAAGTGCTTCCACTGTTGAGGATCAGATCTAGCATGGACAATTGGTTTCCTGAATTCACTTGGGAACATGCATCATCAag GAATCTTGCAGAGGTTGGTTTCAAAAGGAGTACTACTGAGAAGTGGAAGGAGAAATTTGAAGAAGAGAGCGGATACTTCAATAGCAACATTGATATTTACAGCAAGAATTACAGGGCTAGCTTTAGTGAGTTCGAAGAGATTTATCATGGAGATCAAAACCCTGATCAGCAAGAAGCTACAGCTGGAGAAAAGAAGATACGCAAGCCAAGTGAAGATGAACAACAGGATAAGATGGGACAGAACTTGGAAGAAGAAACAAGAATTGATCAAACGGTAGGAAACCAAAGCGTTGAAGATAATGATGGGAAATTAGAGCagtttgaaaaatcaaagagaaagaagagaaaacgaGAGAAGAAGTTTGAGATGTTCAAAGGTATTTGTGAAGATATTGTGAACAAGATGATGGCTCAACAAGAAGAGAAGCATAATAAACTTCTTGAAGATATTGTGAAGAGAGATGAAGAGAAGTTTGCTAGAGAAGAAGCATGGAAGAAGCTCGAAATGGATAGGATCAACAAGGAACTTGAACTTAGGGCACATGAACAAGCTCTTGCAGGTGATAGACTTGATACATTAATCAagttcttgaaaaaaatcacatcagGTGATTCTTCTGCTGAAGTTCTTGGAGAGACTAGTGCACCGGATGTTGTTAAGGTACCAAAATGTTCAAATGCTTCCACTTCATCTTCCTTGCTGCTAGCACAAAACCCTAATCCTGCCAGTCAGACCAGTTGCGAAAGCCAACTTGAAACACCTACATCATCTACCACAACTGATCTAGACCATCAAAAGTCTACCTCCATGCCAGCCAAAACCAACACTTCATGCACAGAAAATCAAGAACCTCAAAACCCTAGTTCAACTCTTGCCCCAAACATTCCAAATGCGCCAACGACTTCATCGACACTAGCACTAGCCCCCCCAAACCCTAATTCTCTCAATTCCCACAACAGCCCATCAGGACAATCTAGCATACTGCCCATGCATATGTATAAAGTGCAAGGAAAGTCTACATCCAACGATGAAGATGACATTGGCAAGAGATGGCCAAGAGATGAGGTGTTAGCCTTGATAAATCTAAGGTGCAGTCTCTATAACAACAATGAAGACAAGGAAGGATCAGCAAAGGCTCCAGTATGGGAAAGAATCTCACAAGGGATGTTAGAGTTGGGTTACAAGAGGAGTGCAAAGAGATGCAAACAAAAATGGGAGAACATAAACAAGTACTTCAGAAAAACCAAGGATGCCAGCAAGAAGAGATACATTAATTCAAGGACGAGTCCTTACTTTCACCAATTAAGCACTTTGTACAACCATGGAACGCTTGTAGCACCGAAAAACCACTCAGCTTCTCCAGAAAACCAGTCCAATTTGTCGGAAACCAGGCACAGTAGTAGCTCATCACAAAATGGGACAAGTAATTCAGCAATGCATGTTGTTGAAGGTGAGAAAAACAAGGTTCAAGTACCaccttttgattttgaattttga
- the LOC133695087 gene encoding uncharacterized protein LOC133695087, translated as MAFSKALPFVAMLIVVLPVVAMADIDGNMTAFYGRLCQEVDCGKGTCVVNTSYPLSYMCQCQTGWKQTQYDDDDVNDKHKFLPCVIPNCTLNYGSCQPAPPPAPQKAAPQNSSFFDPCYWMYCGEGTCTNNGTYRHMCSCNPGFSNLLNISYYPCYSQCTLGSDCAEIIRVANSTSDGTGTGNGTTPGGNPASTILPLKFQWIIILVINMLMALK; from the exons ATGGCTTTTTCTAAAGCTCTTCCTTTTGTGGCTATGCTTATTGTGGTGCTACCTGTGGTTGCTATGGCAGATATTGATGGCAACATGACTGCTTTCTATG GGAGGCTGTGTCAAGAAGTGGATTGTGGAAAGGGAACATGCGTAGTAAACACATCATACCCATTGAGCTACATGTGCCAATGTCAGACTGGATGGAAGCAAACTcaatatgatgatgatgatgttaatgATAAACATAAGTTCCTCCCTTGCGTGATTCCAAACT GTACTCTTAACTATGGCAGCTGCCAGCCAGCCCCACCTCCAGCTCCACAAAAAGCAGCTCCCCAAAACAGCTCCTTCTTCGATC CTTGCTATTGGATGTACTGTGGAGAGGGTACATGCACAAACAACGGAACATACAGACACATGTGTTCATGCAATCCTGGTTTCTCTAATCTTCTCAACATCTCTTACTACCCTTGCTATAGCCAAT GTACACTTGGATCTGATTGTGCCGAAATTATCAGAGTAGCAAATTCAACATCTGATGGAACTGGAACCGGAAATGGAACAACCCCTGGTGGAAATCCTG CTAGCACCATTTTGCCACTGAAGTTCCAATGGATTATTATATTGGTCATCAATATGCTTATGGCTCTGAAGTAG
- the LOC133693871 gene encoding mitochondrial import inner membrane translocase subunit TIM23-1 — protein MNDPNDHKYRKYHPYQDLYNVPAQNLYKLPTSPEFLFHEESLHQRRSWSESLQYYTGTGYLAGAILGGAKGSIEGIRAAEPGETLKLRVNRVLNSGGHMGRRFGNNLGVLGLMFAGIESGLIHLRDTDDLVNTVLAGLSTGAIYRAAKGPRSAAIAGAIGGIAAAAAVAGKQAVKRYVPI, from the coding sequence ATGAATGACCCAAATGATCACAAATACAGGAAATACCACCCATATCAAGACCTCTACAATGTTCCAGCTCAAAACCTTTACAAGCTTCCAACATCCCCAGAATTTCTTTTCCACGAAGAGTCTCTACACCAACGCCGTTCTTGGAGTGAGAGTCTTCAGTACTATACTGGCACAGGTTACTTAGCTGGAGCTATATTAGGTGGTGCTAAAGGTTCTATTGAAGGAATCCGTGCTGCGGAGCCTGGAGAGACATTAAAGTTGAGGGTTAATCGTGTTTTGAATTCTGGTGGTCATATGGGTAGAAGATTTGGAAACAATTTGGGTGTTTTGGGGTTGATGTTTGCAGGGATTGAGAGTGGTTTGATTCATTTGAGGGATACTGATGATTTGGTTAATACTGTTCTTGCCGGTCTTAGCACTGGTGCTATTTATCGCGCTGCGAAAGGGCCTAGGTCTGCTGCTATCGCTGGTGCTATTGGCGGGATTGCTGCAGCTGCTGCGGTTGCTGGGAAGCAGGCTGTTAAGAGATACGTGcctatttga